Proteins encoded within one genomic window of Tabrizicola piscis:
- a CDS encoding ester cyclase gives MTPQEQAEASRRVITRMEAALAANSNDMAAHFHEDFRWMGNTGCGTKQGLDAFRANWQLPLRAAFTDRTYVTERFIAEGDWVSCFGHIEGTHSGPFMGIAPTGKRVIIPYMDFWRIEEGRIKDNWVSVDFPHVLAQLGRDVFDGMGWEAYDRGEQVPPRP, from the coding sequence ATGACGCCACAGGAACAGGCCGAAGCCTCGCGCCGGGTCATCACCCGGATGGAGGCCGCCCTTGCCGCGAACTCCAACGACATGGCCGCCCATTTCCACGAAGATTTCCGTTGGATGGGCAATACCGGTTGCGGCACCAAACAGGGGCTGGATGCCTTTCGCGCCAACTGGCAACTGCCGTTGCGCGCGGCTTTCACGGATCGAACCTATGTGACCGAACGCTTCATCGCCGAAGGGGACTGGGTGTCCTGCTTTGGCCATATCGAAGGCACCCACTCCGGCCCGTTCATGGGCATCGCCCCGACCGGAAAGCGCGTCATCATCCCCTACATGGATTTCTGGCGCATCGAGGAGGGGCGGATCAAGGACAACTGGGTGTCCGTCGATTTCCCGCATGTGCTGGCGCAACTCGGGCGCGATGTTTTCGATGGCATGGGCTGGGAAGCCTATGACCGGGGCGAACAGGTTCCGCCCAGACCATAA
- a CDS encoding ABC transporter ATP-binding protein has protein sequence MAQLRLVNVTKTYGDYVGVKGFNLDIKDQEFLVLLGPSGCGKSTTMRMIAGLEDVTSGEIWLGDRMVNNLEPKDRDISMVFQSYGLYPNMTVYENIRFPLKVRRVPAAQQHDMVMRAAQMVELTDFLDRRPAALSGGQRQRVALGRAIVRKPTVFLMDEPLSNLDAKLRVSTRAQIKNLQNTLKTTTVYVTHDQIEAMTLADRVVVMNKGEIQQVGTPTDIYDQPANTFVAGFIGSPAMNLIEGTLAGGVFTAEGFRVEGLPGNHSGKVTLGFRAEDASITPTGGQIAAPIYSIELLGEASMISYRIGGALVSVKAAKDYRAAIGEIVESSVPARICHLFDTATGLRLGAA, from the coding sequence ATGGCACAATTGCGTCTTGTCAACGTGACGAAGACCTACGGCGATTACGTCGGGGTCAAGGGCTTCAACCTTGATATCAAGGATCAGGAGTTTCTGGTCCTGCTGGGCCCGTCAGGCTGCGGGAAATCCACCACCATGCGCATGATCGCCGGGCTGGAGGATGTCACCTCGGGCGAGATCTGGCTGGGCGACCGGATGGTGAACAACCTTGAGCCGAAGGATCGGGACATCTCGATGGTGTTCCAATCCTACGGGCTTTACCCGAACATGACGGTCTACGAAAACATCCGCTTTCCGCTGAAGGTGCGGCGGGTGCCCGCCGCCCAGCAGCATGACATGGTGATGCGCGCAGCACAGATGGTCGAGCTGACCGATTTTCTGGACCGTCGCCCCGCAGCCCTGTCTGGCGGGCAGCGCCAACGTGTCGCGTTGGGCCGGGCCATCGTGCGCAAGCCCACGGTCTTCCTGATGGACGAACCCCTGTCGAACCTTGACGCCAAGTTGCGCGTGTCGACGCGGGCCCAGATCAAGAACCTGCAGAACACGCTGAAGACCACCACCGTCTATGTCACCCATGACCAAATCGAGGCGATGACCCTTGCTGATCGGGTGGTGGTGATGAACAAGGGCGAAATCCAGCAGGTCGGCACCCCGACCGACATCTACGATCAGCCCGCCAACACCTTTGTCGCGGGGTTCATCGGCAGCCCGGCGATGAACCTGATCGAAGGCACCCTTGCGGGCGGCGTCTTCACGGCCGAAGGCTTCCGGGTCGAAGGTCTGCCGGGCAACCATTCCGGCAAGGTCACGCTTGGCTTTCGCGCCGAGGATGCCAGCATCACCCCGACCGGGGGCCAGATTGCCGCCCCGATCTATTCCATCGAGCTTCTGGGCGAAGCGTCGATGATCAGCTATCGCATTGGCGGGGCGCTGGTGTCGGTCAAGGCCGCGAAGGACTATCGCGCGGCAATCGGTGAAATTGTCGAATCCTCTGTTCCGGCCCGGATCTGCCACCTCTTCGACACCGCAACCGGCTTGCGTCTGGGGGCAGCATGA
- a CDS encoding carbohydrate ABC transporter permease produces the protein MPHRTFFAFILPSLFVMLLFIALPILSVAYQSLFIEHDQALIEVETCDPFSCQKELRVDAAAMAALREEAPMGKFNGLGTYTNSSHLAFDEVSQIWANSPSILAFLSSLTNLPFYNAMAFTLAYTFIVTPLVIITGFFIALGVNAVPTLIKGPVIFFSLLPMIVTPLIGSLVLFWMIDSKGILGATLQWVFSDPQLTLKASPTLTWTVLMVYGVWHSAPFSFIVYYAGLQGVPKDTLESAMIDGATRWERVRYVVIPHLIPLTTFIALMQLMDNFRVLEPIVGFSAEANASSLSYLIYNDLRIAETPLFGSAAATSMLTIIGVVILLTPVLIRTWRDFNRKTH, from the coding sequence ATGCCGCATCGGACCTTCTTTGCCTTCATCCTGCCGTCGCTGTTCGTGATGCTGCTGTTCATCGCGCTGCCGATCCTGTCGGTGGCCTATCAGTCGCTGTTCATCGAACATGACCAAGCGTTGATCGAGGTGGAAACCTGCGATCCGTTCAGTTGCCAGAAAGAGCTGCGCGTGGATGCCGCAGCGATGGCTGCGCTGCGGGAAGAGGCCCCGATGGGCAAATTCAACGGGCTGGGGACCTACACCAACTCAAGCCACCTTGCCTTTGATGAAGTGTCACAGATCTGGGCAAATAGCCCTTCGATCCTGGCATTTTTGTCCAGCCTGACAAACCTGCCGTTCTACAACGCAATGGCCTTCACGCTGGCCTACACGTTCATCGTGACGCCGCTGGTCATCATCACCGGGTTTTTCATCGCGCTGGGCGTCAATGCGGTGCCTACCTTGATCAAGGGGCCGGTGATCTTCTTTTCGCTCTTGCCGATGATCGTGACCCCGCTGATCGGGTCGCTGGTGCTGTTCTGGATGATCGACAGCAAGGGCATCCTGGGCGCGACGCTGCAATGGGTCTTCAGTGATCCCCAACTGACGTTGAAAGCCTCACCGACCCTGACTTGGACAGTGTTGATGGTCTACGGCGTCTGGCACTCTGCACCGTTCAGTTTCATCGTCTACTACGCCGGTCTGCAGGGGGTGCCGAAAGACACGCTGGAATCTGCGATGATCGATGGGGCCACCCGGTGGGAACGGGTGCGCTATGTCGTCATCCCGCATCTGATCCCGCTGACCACCTTCATCGCGCTGATGCAGCTGATGGACAATTTCCGGGTGCTCGAGCCGATCGTCGGCTTTTCGGCCGAGGCCAACGCCTCATCGCTCAGCTACCTGATCTACAATGATCTTCGCATTGCCGAGACACCGCTATTCGGCTCGGCCGCTGCCACGTCAATGCTGACCATCATCGGGGTGGTGATCCTGCTGACGCCGGTGCTGATCCGCACCTGGCGCGATTTCAACCGCAAGACACATTAG
- a CDS encoding carbohydrate ABC transporter permease, which translates to MTNRAERQPLPLMVLCMGFVLIWVITAAFPFLWTFWGSFKVEADFFSYSNWMNAITGPRTLQQTGATWTGNGYEGAWIEQKFWVAVINTAIVTVSVVVISLTIGTLGGYALARSGFRYTFWILIAALVFRAMPHVTLVSGYLLPFFQLNIWGYLPTSILVLVAINQPFTLWMLHSFFLSIPKDLDESAMVDGCTRFQAFRLVIIPVMWPGVVTTALFSFLLAYNDFTVTSMLLTQENQTMVPKIASFLGTVQAENKVMYAVAAVVSAMGPLFVLVLFFQRQIVSGLTAGAVKG; encoded by the coding sequence ATGACCAACCGCGCCGAACGTCAGCCCTTGCCATTGATGGTGCTTTGCATGGGTTTCGTCTTGATCTGGGTGATCACGGCGGCATTTCCGTTCCTTTGGACCTTCTGGGGATCGTTCAAGGTCGAAGCGGATTTCTTCTCCTATTCCAACTGGATGAACGCCATCACCGGGCCGCGCACTTTGCAGCAGACCGGGGCAACGTGGACCGGGAACGGCTATGAAGGCGCGTGGATCGAACAGAAGTTCTGGGTCGCCGTCATCAACACGGCGATTGTGACGGTGTCGGTCGTGGTCATCTCGCTGACCATCGGCACGTTGGGGGGCTATGCCCTGGCGCGATCGGGGTTCCGGTACACGTTCTGGATCCTGATCGCCGCGCTGGTGTTCCGCGCCATGCCCCATGTCACACTGGTGTCGGGATACCTGCTGCCGTTCTTCCAGTTGAACATCTGGGGCTATCTGCCCACGTCGATCCTTGTGCTGGTGGCGATCAACCAGCCCTTCACCTTGTGGATGCTGCATTCCTTCTTCCTGTCGATCCCGAAGGATCTCGACGAATCCGCGATGGTTGATGGCTGCACCCGGTTTCAGGCCTTTCGGCTGGTGATTATCCCGGTGATGTGGCCGGGCGTCGTCACTACCGCGCTGTTCAGTTTCCTCTTGGCCTATAACGACTTCACCGTGACCTCGATGCTGCTGACCCAGGAAAACCAGACCATGGTGCCGAAGATTGCCAGTTTCCTTGGCACGGTGCAGGCGGAGAACAAGGTGATGTATGCGGTCGCCGCCGTGGTGTCGGCGATGGGGCCGCTGTTCGTGCTGGTGCTGTTCTTTCAACGTCAGATTGTCAGCGGCCTGACCGCCGGCGCGGTAAAGGGGTAG